The following coding sequences lie in one Spirosoma sp. KUDC1026 genomic window:
- a CDS encoding ABC transporter permease has protein sequence MLSNYLKIAWRNLWRNKVFSAINILGLSAGIASCLLLFMYITHELSYDDFHQKADRLMRVTMEYSMDGQVSNVAVTGTKVAPEFGRQFPEVEAAVRLINYRALVHRNGRHVREKRFLFADSAFFSLFSFPLLKGDPQTALSGPNKVVLSKNTAQKYFGHANPLGKTMRISAGGEDHDYLVTGVVADSPQNSQLKYDMLASFTTLPEAGKEEWWSANYATYLLLRSPDALPSLQAKIPGFMKTQFGPDEMKGGNYLTYHLEPIRRVHLHSDVEGNFEPNGDLLYIVVFSSIALLILLIACVNYVNLATARAVERAQEVGVRKVMGALRRQLFGQFMGELILVTFMAMTLGLLLAYFMLPLFNELADRSFSFSVWLHPTYLLLLLGTGLAVSLIAGGYPALVIARFQPIRALSGHLQTTRAGRFRRTLVVIQFSITAFLISSTLLIRSQLTFIQNKKLGYTKEQVLVLPANQQVNNKIDALKSEFRRSAGVASVSRAYESPVFIQGGYSMHRQGTPDDKTKPVTALPADEDFIQTMGVRILAGRNLTTADMERVVQKPGNTAYYHFILNESAAKELGWKPAQAIGQKMDMGGNRVGEVGAVVEDFHFASLKRAIGPLIIFPDTWGNVVLVKLTGTNVPATLQFLENRWHTLIPDRPFEYSFLNDDFNKLYSTETRTGQVFSVFAFLSIFLACLGLFGLSAYTVAQRTKEIGVRKVLGASIPSIVTLLSRDFLTLVALATVIALPLVWYAMTTWLQGFAYHVGISWWTIALAGLLELGIALLIVSFQSIRAALVNPVKSLRSE, from the coding sequence ATGCTCTCGAACTATCTCAAAATCGCCTGGCGGAATCTGTGGCGCAACAAAGTCTTTTCTGCCATCAACATCCTTGGGCTTAGCGCAGGAATTGCTTCGTGCCTGCTGCTATTCATGTACATTACCCATGAACTAAGCTACGATGACTTTCATCAAAAAGCCGACCGGCTGATGCGCGTCACGATGGAGTACAGCATGGACGGCCAGGTTAGTAACGTAGCGGTGACGGGTACCAAAGTAGCGCCGGAGTTCGGTCGACAGTTCCCGGAAGTAGAGGCAGCGGTTCGACTCATCAATTACCGGGCCCTGGTTCATCGGAATGGCCGACACGTTCGGGAGAAACGATTCCTTTTTGCTGATTCAGCCTTCTTCTCGCTGTTTTCCTTTCCGCTGCTAAAAGGCGACCCACAAACTGCGCTGTCAGGTCCCAACAAAGTAGTGCTCTCGAAAAATACAGCGCAAAAATACTTCGGCCATGCAAACCCGCTGGGTAAAACAATGCGCATCAGCGCTGGCGGGGAAGACCATGATTATCTGGTAACGGGCGTGGTGGCGGACAGCCCGCAGAACTCGCAGCTTAAGTACGACATGCTGGCGTCGTTTACTACGCTGCCTGAAGCGGGTAAGGAAGAGTGGTGGTCGGCCAATTACGCCACGTACCTGCTGCTCCGGTCGCCCGACGCCTTGCCATCCCTGCAGGCCAAGATTCCGGGATTCATGAAAACCCAGTTTGGCCCCGACGAAATGAAAGGCGGCAATTACCTGACCTATCATCTGGAACCCATCCGGCGCGTACACCTACATTCCGATGTAGAAGGCAATTTCGAACCAAACGGCGACCTGCTTTACATTGTTGTTTTCAGTTCGATTGCGCTGCTTATCCTGCTGATTGCCTGTGTCAATTACGTAAATCTAGCCACGGCGCGGGCCGTGGAACGGGCACAGGAAGTGGGTGTCCGTAAGGTAATGGGGGCCCTGCGCAGGCAACTATTCGGGCAGTTCATGGGCGAATTGATACTGGTGACCTTTATGGCAATGACCTTGGGCCTACTACTGGCGTATTTCATGCTGCCGCTTTTCAACGAATTAGCGGACCGGTCGTTTTCGTTCAGCGTGTGGCTACACCCTACCTATTTGCTGCTCTTACTGGGCACCGGTCTGGCTGTCAGTTTGATAGCGGGCGGGTATCCGGCGCTGGTCATTGCCCGGTTTCAACCCATTCGTGCCTTATCAGGTCACTTGCAGACAACACGTGCAGGCCGTTTTCGGCGGACGCTAGTTGTTATTCAATTTAGTATTACGGCGTTCCTCATCAGTAGTACGCTATTGATTCGCAGCCAGTTGACGTTTATTCAGAACAAAAAGTTAGGGTATACCAAAGAGCAAGTGCTAGTACTGCCGGCTAATCAGCAGGTCAATAATAAGATTGACGCCCTGAAGTCAGAATTTCGACGGTCGGCAGGCGTTGCAAGCGTATCCCGGGCCTACGAGTCGCCCGTATTTATTCAAGGTGGGTACAGTATGCACCGGCAGGGTACGCCCGACGACAAAACCAAGCCCGTAACGGCTCTGCCCGCCGACGAGGATTTCATCCAGACGATGGGGGTCCGTATACTGGCCGGGCGCAACCTGACCACCGCCGACATGGAGCGGGTGGTTCAAAAACCAGGCAACACGGCTTACTACCATTTCATCCTAAACGAATCCGCGGCCAAAGAACTGGGCTGGAAACCGGCGCAGGCGATTGGGCAAAAAATGGATATGGGCGGGAATCGCGTTGGCGAAGTAGGTGCCGTAGTAGAAGACTTTCACTTCGCGTCGCTCAAACGCGCGATTGGTCCGCTCATTATTTTCCCGGATACGTGGGGCAACGTAGTGCTGGTCAAGCTGACGGGCACCAACGTACCTGCTACGCTCCAGTTTCTCGAAAATCGGTGGCATACACTCATACCAGACCGACCGTTTGAGTACAGTTTTCTAAACGACGATTTTAACAAGTTGTACAGCACGGAAACGCGGACCGGTCAGGTTTTCAGTGTCTTTGCCTTTCTCTCTATTTTTCTGGCTTGTCTGGGGCTATTTGGCCTGTCGGCTTATACAGTTGCCCAGCGTACCAAAGAAATTGGCGTACGAAAAGTATTGGGGGCCAGCATACCCAGCATTGTTACTCTACTCTCGCGAGATTTTTTGACGTTAGTCGCGCTCGCTACGGTGATTGCTCTTCCCCTGGTTTGGTACGCCATGACCACCTGGCTACAAGGATTCGCCTACCATGTCGGTATCAGCTGGTGGACTATAGCGCTGGCGGGGCTGCTGGAACTGGGCATCGCGCTGTTGATTGTCAGTTTCCAAAGTATCCGGGCCGCACTAGTCAATCCGGTAAAATCACTCCGTTCTGAATAG